The following are encoded together in the Blattabacterium cuenoti BPAA genome:
- the dapF gene encoding diaminopimelate epimerase, translating to MKLNFYKYQGTGNDFILLDSRQKKIENPFLFKKLCDRHFGVGADGIILIQNDDEYKSDFYMKYCNSDGKESTMCGNGGRCAIYFANQLGIPKKNKIHFRAIDGYHDGFIRDNLVSINLINIDKNTIEIHKKYVFLNTGSPHHILFVENIKEKNVFQEGKKIRFQSPYLEKGVNVNFVKILKNNMLQVRTYERGVENETLSCGTGVVASVIAACETNKIKNDVEKILVQTLGGKLWVSLKKTKNEYFDIHLTGNVKFIFKGSILI from the coding sequence ATTGAATTTTTATAAATATCAAGGAACTGGAAATGATTTCATACTCCTAGATTCTAGACAAAAAAAAATAGAAAATCCTTTTTTATTCAAAAAATTGTGTGATAGACATTTTGGAGTTGGAGCCGATGGAATTATTTTGATTCAAAATGATGATGAATATAAAAGTGATTTTTATATGAAATATTGTAATTCTGATGGAAAAGAAAGCACAATGTGTGGAAATGGGGGAAGATGTGCAATTTATTTTGCTAATCAATTAGGAATTCCAAAAAAAAATAAAATTCATTTTCGAGCTATAGATGGATATCATGATGGATTCATAAGGGATAATTTGGTTTCTATAAATCTTATTAATATAGATAAAAATACAATAGAAATTCATAAGAAATACGTTTTTCTAAATACAGGATCTCCACATCATATTTTATTTGTAGAAAATATCAAGGAAAAAAACGTATTCCAAGAAGGAAAAAAAATTAGATTTCAAAGTCCTTATTTGGAAAAAGGAGTCAATGTGAATTTTGTAAAAATACTTAAAAATAATATGCTACAAGTCCGTACTTATGAAAGAGGAGTAGAAAACGAAACTTTATCTTGTGGAACAGGAGTTGTGGCTTCTGTCATCGCCGCATGTGAAACAAATAAAATAAAAAATGATGTGGAAAAAATTTTAGTCCAAACTCTTGGAGGAAAATTATGGGTTTCATTAAAAAAAACAAAAAATGAATATTTTGATATTCATTTAACCGGAAATGTTAAATTTATATTTAAAGGTTCCATCCTTATTTAG